The Hymenobacter oligotrophus genome has a window encoding:
- a CDS encoding DegT/DnrJ/EryC1/StrS family aminotransferase has translation MRSDEYDRLYLSPPHLGRHELNYLHKAIEDNWVAPVGPNIDGFERDICQYTGAQHCVALNSGTAAIHLGLQLLGVGPGDEVLVPSFTFVATANPVRYLGAEPVFIDSETDTWNICPGLLREALTERSRRGRLPKAIVLVHLYGMPARLPELLAIAAEFGVPVLEDAAEALGSTFQKQPLGTFGAVGIFSFNGNKIITTSGGGALVTNKSEWAQQARWLATQARDAAPHYQHSAVGYNYRLSNLLAGIGRGQMGLIEDRVKRRREIYAQYCELLKPLPAVQVGPAELPNARANRWLTTILLRPEHTNLSPEEVRQHLETHNIEARPLWKPLHLQPLFAGCATYGGSVCEDLFNRGLCLPSGSAMTDAHVRRVISALKEILPAG, from the coding sequence ATGCGTAGCGACGAATACGACCGACTCTACCTTTCGCCGCCACACCTGGGCCGCCACGAGCTGAATTACCTACACAAGGCCATCGAGGACAATTGGGTAGCCCCCGTTGGTCCGAACATCGACGGCTTCGAGCGCGACATTTGCCAGTATACCGGTGCGCAGCATTGCGTAGCCCTGAACTCGGGCACGGCGGCAATTCACCTAGGGCTTCAGTTGCTCGGCGTAGGCCCCGGCGACGAAGTGCTAGTACCCTCCTTTACGTTTGTGGCCACGGCGAACCCCGTGCGCTACCTGGGCGCCGAGCCCGTTTTCATCGACAGCGAAACCGACACCTGGAATATATGCCCCGGCTTGCTGCGCGAGGCTCTAACCGAACGCAGTCGCAGAGGCCGCCTGCCCAAAGCCATTGTGCTAGTGCACCTCTACGGCATGCCGGCCCGCCTGCCCGAGTTGCTGGCCATTGCGGCCGAATTTGGGGTGCCAGTGCTCGAAGATGCAGCCGAAGCCCTAGGTTCGACGTTTCAGAAACAGCCCCTGGGCACCTTCGGAGCAGTAGGCATTTTCTCCTTCAACGGCAACAAAATTATTACCACCAGCGGCGGCGGCGCCTTGGTTACCAACAAAAGCGAGTGGGCTCAGCAGGCGCGTTGGCTCGCCACCCAAGCCCGCGACGCCGCTCCGCATTACCAGCACTCAGCCGTAGGCTACAACTACCGCCTCAGCAACCTGCTGGCCGGCATCGGCCGCGGACAGATGGGGCTAATCGAAGACCGGGTAAAGCGTCGGCGTGAGATTTATGCGCAATACTGCGAGCTGCTAAAGCCATTGCCAGCCGTTCAGGTTGGGCCGGCCGAATTGCCCAATGCCCGCGCCAACCGCTGGCTTACCACCATATTGCTGCGCCCCGAGCATACCAACCTGAGTCCCGAAGAAGTACGCCAGCACCTCGAAACCCACAACATCGAAGCGCGCCCGCTTTGGAAACCCCTGCACCTGCAGCCGCTATTTGCCGGCTGCGCAACCTACGGCGGCAGCGTTTGCGAAGACCTCTTCAACCGTGGCCTTTGCCTCCCATCCGGCTCTGCTATGACGGACGCCCACGTGCGCCGGGTGATAAGTGCCTTAAAAGAAATACTACCTGCTGGATAG
- a CDS encoding trans-sulfuration enzyme family protein, with protein MDIRPKITPIYQTSVFKFQDLTELETYFQEPGSSYMYSRNGNPNSDELAEAVNKLEGGAGAVATGSGMATIFAALMAYCRAGDHVLCAADIYGGSSALLNAELSRVGITVTYVPFEQLYNLGQFVQPTTRLLLAETISNPLLRVADLRRLADECHRHDLKLVVDNTFASPILTKPLDLGADITLHSVTKYISGHSDVTAGVTVAADAETAARLRQITMIYGLTLSPMESWLAVRGLKTLRLRVREHSHNALAIAKMLQQHPAVRAVYYPGLPQHEQHAVASEQGHGLFGGMLSFKLDDDPEAVSDFMRRVKRFPFAPSLAGVDSSLSYPLGTSHRNLTPEQQETLGISVGLVRLSVGIEPVEELIADLEQALS; from the coding sequence ATGGATATCCGCCCGAAAATCACGCCCATCTATCAAACGTCCGTTTTCAAGTTCCAGGACCTAACTGAACTGGAAACGTACTTTCAGGAGCCCGGCAGCAGCTACATGTACTCGCGCAACGGCAACCCCAACTCCGATGAGTTGGCCGAGGCCGTGAACAAGCTGGAGGGCGGGGCCGGAGCGGTAGCAACGGGCTCGGGCATGGCCACCATCTTTGCGGCTCTGATGGCTTATTGCCGGGCCGGCGACCATGTGTTGTGCGCCGCGGATATCTACGGTGGTTCGTCGGCGTTGCTGAATGCCGAGCTAAGTCGCGTGGGCATTACCGTAACCTATGTGCCCTTCGAGCAGCTCTACAACCTGGGGCAGTTTGTGCAGCCTACCACGCGCCTGCTGCTGGCCGAAACCATCAGCAACCCGCTCTTGCGCGTAGCCGACCTGCGCCGCCTGGCCGACGAATGCCACCGCCACGACCTCAAGCTGGTGGTAGACAATACCTTTGCCTCGCCCATTCTGACTAAGCCGCTGGACCTTGGGGCCGACATTACACTGCACAGCGTTACCAAGTACATATCGGGCCACAGCGACGTGACGGCCGGTGTAACGGTAGCGGCCGATGCCGAAACGGCTGCTCGGCTGCGGCAAATCACCATGATCTATGGGCTTACGCTGAGCCCCATGGAAAGCTGGTTGGCGGTGCGCGGCCTGAAAACCTTGCGCTTGCGCGTGCGCGAACACAGCCACAATGCTTTGGCCATTGCCAAGATGTTGCAGCAGCACCCGGCTGTGCGTGCTGTGTACTACCCCGGATTGCCCCAGCACGAGCAACATGCTGTGGCCTCTGAGCAGGGGCACGGCCTATTTGGTGGTATGCTTTCCTTCAAGCTCGATGACGACCCCGAGGCTGTAAGTGACTTTATGCGCCGCGTGAAGCGCTTCCCGTTTGCACCGTCATTGGCCGGCGTTGATTCGTCGTTGTCGTACCCCCTAGGTACTTCGCACCGCAACCTAACACCGGAGCAGCAGGAGACCCTAGGTATTTCGGTGGGTCTGGTACGCTTGTCGGTGGGTATTGAGCCGGTTGAGGAGCTAATAGCTGATTTGGAGCAAGCCCTGAGCTAA
- the atpC gene encoding ATP synthase F1 subunit epsilon, producing MRLEIITPDRKVFEGEVTSAVFPGVAGQFEVLNNHAPLISALQAGEVRVISATGRESFQVSGGVVEVLRNNVTVLAESVLA from the coding sequence ATGCGTTTAGAAATCATCACGCCGGACCGGAAAGTGTTCGAGGGCGAAGTTACCTCGGCGGTGTTCCCGGGTGTTGCCGGTCAGTTTGAAGTGCTCAACAACCACGCGCCCCTGATCAGCGCGTTGCAAGCGGGCGAGGTGCGCGTTATCAGCGCAACCGGCCGCGAGTCGTTCCAGGTGAGCGGCGGCGTGGTGGAGGTGCTGCGCAACAACGTAACCGTACTGGCTGAGTCGGTACTCGCGTAG
- the atpD gene encoding F0F1 ATP synthase subunit beta has translation MANTGKITQVIGPVVDVSFAGEGSKLPNILDALEVVKDNGTRVILECQQHLGEDRVRTIAMDSTDGLTRGAEVRDLGTPIQMPTGDAVLGRLFNVVGEAIDGLPQPAATGSLPIHRSAPRFEDLSTSTEVLYTGIKVIDLIEPYAKGGKIGLFGGAGVGKTVLIQELINNIAKAYSGLSVFAGVGERTREGNDLLREMIEAGIVQYGDEFKHGMEEGQWKLDAVDLEGMKDSKATFVFGQMNEPPGARARVALSGLTVAENFRDGDGTGAGRDILFFIDNIFRFTQAGSEVSALLGRMPSAVGYQPTLATEMGAMQERITSTKRGSITSVQAVYVPADDLTDPAPATTFAHLDATTVLSRKIAELGIYPAVDPLDSTSRILDASIIGEEHYNTAQRVKEILQRYKELQDIIAILGMDELSEEDKLVVSRARRVQRFLSQPFHVAEQFTGLKGVLVDIKDTIKGFNGIIDGLYDHLPEAAFNLVGTIEDAVAKGERLMAEAR, from the coding sequence ATGGCGAATACCGGCAAAATCACCCAGGTTATCGGCCCCGTCGTCGACGTGAGCTTCGCGGGTGAAGGCTCTAAGCTTCCCAACATCCTCGACGCCCTCGAAGTGGTGAAGGACAACGGCACGCGCGTTATCCTGGAATGCCAGCAACACCTGGGCGAAGACCGTGTGCGTACCATTGCCATGGACTCGACCGACGGTCTGACCCGCGGCGCCGAAGTGCGCGACCTAGGCACCCCGATTCAGATGCCGACCGGCGACGCCGTACTCGGCCGCCTGTTCAACGTGGTAGGCGAGGCCATCGACGGCCTGCCCCAGCCGGCTGCCACCGGCTCGCTGCCCATCCACCGCTCGGCTCCGCGCTTCGAGGACCTCTCGACCAGCACCGAGGTACTGTACACGGGTATCAAAGTTATTGACCTGATCGAGCCCTACGCCAAGGGTGGTAAGATCGGTCTGTTTGGTGGTGCCGGTGTAGGCAAAACCGTACTGATTCAGGAACTCATCAACAACATCGCCAAGGCCTACTCGGGTCTGTCGGTGTTTGCTGGTGTAGGCGAGCGTACCCGCGAGGGCAACGACCTACTGCGCGAAATGATCGAAGCCGGCATCGTACAGTACGGCGACGAGTTTAAGCACGGCATGGAAGAAGGCCAGTGGAAACTGGACGCCGTGGATCTGGAAGGCATGAAGGATTCGAAAGCCACCTTCGTGTTCGGCCAAATGAACGAGCCCCCCGGAGCCCGCGCCCGCGTAGCCCTGTCGGGCCTTACGGTTGCTGAGAACTTCCGCGACGGCGACGGCACCGGCGCCGGCCGCGACATCTTGTTCTTCATCGACAACATCTTCCGCTTCACCCAAGCTGGTTCGGAAGTATCGGCTCTGCTGGGCCGTATGCCGTCGGCCGTAGGTTACCAGCCCACGCTGGCTACCGAAATGGGTGCCATGCAGGAGCGCATCACCTCCACGAAGCGTGGTTCGATTACCTCGGTACAGGCCGTTTACGTACCTGCCGACGACTTGACCGACCCGGCTCCGGCTACCACCTTTGCTCACTTGGACGCTACCACGGTACTGTCGCGTAAAATCGCTGAGCTGGGCATCTACCCGGCCGTTGACCCGCTCGACTCGACCTCGCGTATCCTGGATGCTTCGATCATCGGCGAAGAGCACTACAACACCGCTCAGCGCGTGAAAGAGATTCTGCAGCGCTACAAAGAACTGCAGGACATCATCGCCATCTTGGGTATGGACGAACTCTCGGAAGAAGACAAGCTCGTGGTATCGCGTGCACGCCGTGTGCAGCGCTTCCTGTCGCAGCCCTTCCACGTTGCGGAGCAGTTTACCGGTCTGAAAGGCGTACTGGTTGACATCAAGGACACCATCAAAGGCTTCAACGGCATCATCGACGGTCTGTACGACCACCTACCCGAGGCTGCGTTCAACCTGGTAGGCACCATCGAGGATGCCGTTGCCAAGGGCGAGCGTCTGATGGCTGAGGCCCGCTAA
- a CDS encoding ribose-phosphate pyrophosphokinase, with protein MSSQVKIFSGTTSRAVAEKIAAAYGQPLGDLSIQRFADSEIGPSFNESVRGCEVFLIQSTFPPADNLMELMLMVDAAKRASAYKVNVVMPYMGYTRQDRKDKPRVSIGAKVVAEFIQSVGTSRLMTCDLHAGQIQGFFDIPVDHLDGSTITAPYIKSLNLENLIFASPDVGGVVRTRAFAKKFGAEIVVCDKMRLRANEIASMQVIGDVTGMNVVLVDDIVDTAGTVCKAADLLLERGAASVRAVITHPVLSGPAHERIRNSALVELITTDTIPLREENEKIKVISVADLFARAIHNVVSHESISSLFI; from the coding sequence ATGTCCTCGCAGGTTAAAATCTTCTCCGGTACTACGTCGCGCGCCGTAGCCGAAAAAATTGCCGCCGCCTACGGCCAGCCCCTCGGCGACCTCTCCATCCAGCGTTTCGCCGATTCTGAAATCGGGCCGAGCTTCAACGAAAGCGTGCGCGGTTGCGAGGTGTTCCTAATCCAAAGCACCTTCCCGCCCGCCGACAACCTGATGGAGTTGATGCTGATGGTAGATGCGGCCAAGCGCGCCTCGGCCTACAAAGTGAACGTGGTGATGCCCTACATGGGCTACACCCGGCAAGACCGCAAGGACAAACCCCGCGTGAGCATCGGCGCCAAAGTAGTAGCCGAGTTTATCCAGAGCGTGGGCACCTCGCGCCTGATGACCTGCGACCTGCACGCCGGCCAAATCCAAGGTTTCTTCGACATCCCCGTCGATCATCTTGACGGCTCCACCATCACGGCGCCTTACATCAAGTCGCTGAACCTGGAGAACCTCATCTTTGCCTCGCCCGACGTAGGGGGCGTGGTGCGCACCCGGGCCTTTGCTAAGAAGTTTGGGGCCGAAATTGTGGTGTGCGACAAAATGCGCCTGCGGGCCAACGAAATTGCCTCGATGCAGGTAATTGGCGACGTAACAGGCATGAACGTGGTGCTCGTGGACGACATCGTGGACACGGCCGGCACTGTTTGCAAAGCCGCCGACTTGCTGCTGGAGCGCGGCGCCGCCTCGGTGCGCGCCGTAATTACGCACCCTGTTCTCAGCGGCCCCGCGCACGAGCGCATCCGCAATTCGGCCTTGGTAGAGCTGATTACAACCGACACCATTCCGCTGCGCGAGGAAAACGAAAAGATCAAGGTGATTTCCGTAGCCGACCTCTTCGCCCGCGCCATCCACAACGTGGTATCCCACGAGTCCATCAGCTCGCTGTTTATATAG
- a CDS encoding 50S ribosomal protein L25/general stress protein Ctc, whose product MKSLEIVGFKRANLGKKEAKRLRNESYVPCVMYGGETQVHFYVPAILFRELLYTPEVHIVDLNIEGDLYRAIVQDSQFHPVNEMLLHVDFLQLQDGKEVKMDVPVKFVGTSPGVQQGGKLVAKLRKLKVKATAENLPDFVEVNISDLGLGKSIKVSKVETTNYQILTNPLAPIATVTIPRGLRGQLQAEK is encoded by the coding sequence ATGAAAAGCCTGGAGATTGTAGGGTTTAAAAGAGCGAATCTCGGCAAGAAGGAAGCCAAGCGTCTGCGCAACGAGTCGTACGTACCCTGTGTAATGTACGGCGGCGAGACCCAAGTGCACTTCTACGTACCGGCCATCCTGTTCCGCGAGCTGCTGTACACCCCGGAGGTGCACATCGTTGATCTGAACATTGAAGGCGACCTGTACCGCGCCATCGTGCAGGACTCGCAGTTCCACCCCGTGAACGAAATGCTGCTGCACGTTGACTTCCTGCAGTTGCAAGACGGCAAAGAGGTGAAGATGGACGTGCCGGTTAAGTTTGTAGGCACCTCGCCCGGCGTTCAGCAGGGTGGCAAGCTGGTGGCCAAGCTGCGCAAGCTGAAAGTGAAGGCTACGGCCGAGAACCTGCCCGACTTCGTGGAGGTGAACATCTCGGACCTGGGCCTGGGCAAGTCGATCAAGGTAAGTAAGGTGGAAACCACCAACTACCAGATTCTGACCAACCCGCTGGCTCCGATTGCTACCGTGACCATCCCGCGTGGTCTGCGTGGCCAGCTGCAAGCCGAGAAATAG
- the pth gene encoding aminoacyl-tRNA hydrolase, giving the protein MKFLILGLGNIGPEYADTRHNIGFMVLDYLAQKHDAKFEIGRHAFVAEIKHKGKTYVLVKPTTYMNLSGKAAAHYLSSLKLEKEQLLVVTDDLALPFGKLRLKGKGSAGGHNGLKHIQETLGSDEYARLRFGVDANFPKGRQVDYVLNPFSADEQIDLPLRVEKAAEAVLAFGTLGLERTMNLYNTK; this is encoded by the coding sequence ATGAAATTTCTGATCCTTGGCTTGGGCAATATCGGCCCCGAGTACGCCGATACGCGCCACAACATCGGCTTCATGGTGCTCGATTACCTGGCTCAAAAACACGACGCCAAATTTGAGATTGGGCGGCACGCGTTCGTTGCCGAAATCAAGCACAAAGGCAAAACCTACGTGCTCGTAAAACCCACCACCTACATGAACCTGAGCGGCAAAGCCGCCGCGCACTACCTCTCCTCGCTAAAGCTGGAGAAAGAGCAGCTGCTGGTGGTGACAGACGACCTGGCCCTCCCCTTCGGCAAGCTGCGCCTCAAAGGCAAAGGCTCGGCCGGCGGGCACAACGGTCTCAAACACATTCAGGAAACCCTGGGCAGCGACGAGTACGCTCGCCTGCGCTTCGGCGTAGATGCCAACTTTCCGAAGGGCCGGCAGGTGGATTATGTGCTCAACCCGTTCTCGGCCGACGAGCAGATTGACCTGCCGCTGCGCGTAGAAAAGGCTGCCGAGGCCGTGCTGGCATTTGGTACCCTGGGGCTGGAGCGGACGATGAACTTGTACAACACCAAATAG